A DNA window from Paenibacillus sp. HWE-109 contains the following coding sequences:
- a CDS encoding spore coat protein, which yields MNTIVEHMTGLHTLTDDVIAMDFLMNAKSGVRNYAMAVTECATPEIKQVLMKQLDEAIDSHEKITNYMMQRGLYHPYHIPEQIQLDLKNIQTAMNIPS from the coding sequence ATGAATACAATAGTAGAACACATGACAGGGCTTCATACGCTAACCGACGACGTTATCGCAATGGATTTTTTGATGAACGCCAAGAGCGGAGTCAGAAACTACGCCATGGCCGTAACCGAATGTGCCACCCCCGAAATCAAGCAAGTTTTGATGAAACAGCTCGACGAAGCTATAGACTCCCATGAAAAGATAACAAACTACATGATGCAGCGGGGCCTATACCATCCCTACCATATTCCAGAGCAAATTCAGCTCGATCTTAAAAATATTCAGACCGCTATGAATATTCCGTCCTGA